A stretch of the Bacillus anthracis str. Vollum genome encodes the following:
- a CDS encoding TetR/AcrR family transcriptional regulator: protein MKKDWLEELIAATNTDKRNERQMRILEAAVDMFGEKGYASTSTSEIAKRAGVAEGTIFRYYKTKKDLLLAVVMPTLMKFAAPFFVQAFAKEIFKSEYESYEGLLRVVIHNRFDFAKKHFPMIKILIQEVPFHPELKNEIQQLVETELLLHFKKLIEKFQEKGKIIEMPPATVLRLTLSAVFGLLLTRFLLLPEEKWDDETEIENTIQFILYGLTPRN from the coding sequence ATGAAGAAGGATTGGTTGGAAGAATTAATTGCCGCAACAAATACAGACAAACGAAATGAACGTCAAATGCGTATATTAGAGGCGGCTGTTGATATGTTTGGAGAAAAAGGTTATGCTTCAACTTCAACAAGTGAAATTGCAAAACGGGCTGGTGTAGCGGAAGGAACAATCTTCCGCTACTATAAAACGAAAAAAGATTTATTATTAGCAGTTGTCATGCCGACATTAATGAAGTTTGCTGCACCATTTTTCGTACAAGCATTCGCAAAGGAAATATTTAAATCGGAGTATGAATCATATGAAGGGCTTCTAAGAGTTGTTATTCATAATAGATTTGACTTTGCAAAAAAGCATTTTCCAATGATAAAAATATTAATTCAAGAAGTGCCATTTCACCCGGAACTGAAAAATGAAATACAACAGTTAGTTGAAACAGAATTACTTTTACATTTTAAAAAGTTGATTGAAAAGTTTCAAGAAAAAGGGAAAATTATTGAAATGCCCCCAGCTACTGTTTTACGACTTACTTTATCAGCTGTATTTGGTTTATTATTAACACGGTTTTTATTATTGCCTGAAGAAAAATGGGATGATGAAACTGAAATTGAAAATACGATTCAGTTTATATTGTACGGATTAACGCCACGAAATTAA
- a CDS encoding ABC transporter ATP-binding protein, protein MILRTVSKSFGKKEVLHNLSLQVEKAEILGLVGPSGSGKTTLIKLIAGINEATEGEVLVYNTNMPNLNEMKRIGYMAQADALYEELSAYENADFMATMYGLKGKHKKERIEKVFDLVQLSQHMKKQVQHFSGGMKKRLSLAIALLHEPEILILDEPTVGIDPLLRKTIWEKFYDLKKKGTTIIVTTHIMDEAEFCERLGLIREGKLVATGTTEELKKRVSSGRIEDVFLLEEVAEL, encoded by the coding sequence ATTATTTTACGGACTGTATCAAAAAGTTTTGGAAAAAAAGAAGTGTTACACAATCTTTCATTGCAAGTTGAAAAAGCAGAGATATTGGGTTTAGTTGGGCCTTCAGGTTCTGGGAAAACGACTCTTATTAAATTGATTGCAGGTATTAACGAAGCAACGGAAGGTGAAGTGCTTGTTTACAACACGAACATGCCTAATTTAAATGAAATGAAAAGAATTGGTTATATGGCTCAAGCTGATGCATTATACGAAGAACTATCAGCATATGAAAATGCAGATTTTATGGCAACGATGTACGGATTAAAGGGAAAGCATAAAAAAGAAAGAATTGAAAAGGTTTTTGATCTTGTTCAATTATCACAACATATGAAAAAGCAAGTGCAGCATTTTTCAGGCGGGATGAAGAAGCGTTTATCATTAGCAATAGCACTCCTTCATGAACCAGAAATATTAATTTTAGATGAGCCAACAGTGGGGATAGATCCGCTTCTTAGAAAAACGATTTGGGAAAAATTTTATGATTTGAAAAAGAAAGGCACTACCATTATTGTAACAACACACATTATGGACGAAGCTGAATTTTGTGAACGCCTAGGGTTAATTAGAGAAGGAAAGCTAGTTGCGACTGGTACAACTGAAGAATTGAAAAAGCGGGTATCATCAGGAAGGATTGAAGATGTCTTTTTGTTGGAAGAGGTGGCTGAATTATGA
- a CDS encoding MBL fold metallo-hydrolase, with translation MLLKYFYDEKLAHASYLVGCQKEGVAIVIDPGRYIEQYIDFAKKEGMEVIAAAETHIHADFLSGSRELSTLYHTNLYVSDEGDCDWKYQYLNEGRYNLVREGTEFKVGHIKFNVIHTPGHTPESISFLVTDTSQNNYTNDKPIGIFTGDFIFVGDIGRPDLLETAVGMKDTAKIGAKQLFDSIQKIKTLPDYLQIWPSHGAGSACGKALGAIPTSTLGYEKMFNWAFQCNEESDFISTLLAGQPEPPRYFSLMKNLNKYGPPIRKKREIFAIKTVEELQEVMRSVQQIVDIRDGESFASGHIEKSINIPCNNSFTTWCGWLLDYKTETLIILDEEKVRVEEVIRDFESIGLDNIIAFAPLQVIQRLDRFESYKEKTSIELYPHIKDGRVKVIDVRSKKEWDEGHLHDAIHIPLGNLLKQLDCIPKDCPIVLQCRTGLRSAIAASILQRAGIKEVVNLKGGFLAWNKEELPYTTCNLNVEGNNFY, from the coding sequence ATGCTTTTAAAATATTTTTATGATGAAAAATTAGCACATGCTTCTTATTTAGTTGGTTGTCAGAAGGAAGGCGTAGCAATTGTGATTGATCCAGGTCGCTATATAGAACAATATATAGACTTTGCTAAGAAAGAGGGGATGGAAGTAATTGCTGCGGCTGAAACTCACATTCATGCAGATTTTCTTTCTGGGTCTAGAGAACTTTCCACTCTTTATCATACCAATTTATATGTATCTGATGAAGGTGATTGTGATTGGAAATATCAATATCTTAACGAAGGTCGATATAATTTGGTTAGAGAGGGGACAGAGTTTAAAGTAGGTCATATAAAATTTAATGTAATTCACACACCAGGGCATACACCTGAAAGCATTTCTTTTTTAGTAACTGATACAAGTCAAAATAACTATACGAATGATAAGCCAATAGGAATATTCACAGGTGATTTTATATTTGTCGGAGATATAGGAAGACCCGATTTATTAGAAACTGCTGTAGGTATGAAAGATACCGCAAAAATAGGAGCAAAACAATTATTTGATTCGATACAAAAAATAAAAACACTCCCTGATTATTTGCAAATATGGCCATCACATGGTGCAGGAAGCGCATGTGGAAAAGCATTAGGAGCAATTCCAACTTCTACCTTAGGTTATGAAAAGATGTTCAATTGGGCATTTCAGTGTAATGAAGAAAGTGATTTTATATCGACTTTATTGGCGGGGCAGCCAGAGCCTCCAAGGTATTTTTCTTTAATGAAGAATTTAAATAAGTATGGTCCGCCCATTCGTAAGAAAAGAGAGATTTTTGCTATTAAAACAGTAGAGGAACTTCAAGAAGTTATGAGGAGCGTTCAGCAAATAGTTGATATAAGGGATGGAGAGAGTTTTGCTTCTGGTCACATCGAGAAATCAATTAACATACCGTGTAACAATTCCTTCACAACCTGGTGTGGATGGTTACTAGATTATAAAACAGAAACTTTAATCATTCTAGATGAGGAAAAGGTTAGAGTGGAGGAGGTTATTAGAGACTTTGAATCTATTGGTCTAGATAATATTATTGCCTTTGCACCCTTACAAGTAATACAAAGACTCGATAGATTTGAAAGTTACAAAGAAAAAACATCGATTGAATTATATCCGCATATAAAGGATGGTAGGGTTAAGGTAATTGATGTACGTAGTAAAAAAGAGTGGGACGAAGGACATCTTCATGATGCAATACATATCCCTTTGGGAAATCTATTGAAGCAGCTAGATTGTATACCAAAGGATTGCCCAATCGTTTTACAATGTCGAACCGGATTACGTTCCGCTATAGCAGCTAGTATTTTACAGAGAGCTGGTATAAAGGAAGTAGTTAATCTAAAGGGAGGATTTCTTGCATGGAATAAAGAAGAGCTTCCTTATACAACTTGTAATCTCAATGTGGAGGGAAATAATTTTTATTAA
- a CDS encoding ABC transporter permease: MRVTGVIIRIIRQFFRDKRSLAMMFGAPMLLLWLLSLVFTQKDYVPHIAVVDMPAQLVKVMKNQEASIYEYNTEKAMSELENQKVDAVIRLENGKMNIVLEGSDSSKNRAVLQILQKSTEKNDISIMKPEVNYLHGSKDFTMFDGLGPVLIGFFTFFFVFILSGVSFVRERLSGALERLLSTPIKRWEIVVGYIIGFGIFAFIQSIIIVSFSVYILDLYVAGSIWLTLLITCMLSLTALTLGTFLSAYANNEFQMIQFIPLVIVPQIFFSGLFPIESMNKWLQMLGKLFPLTYGADAMRQVMIRNQGFTEIALDLTVLLFFSVLFAVGNVFALKKHRKI, translated from the coding sequence ATGAGAGTAACCGGTGTAATCATTCGTATTATTCGCCAATTTTTTCGAGATAAACGTTCGTTAGCGATGATGTTTGGGGCACCTATGTTATTACTTTGGTTATTGTCACTAGTGTTTACACAAAAGGACTATGTACCGCATATTGCTGTTGTTGATATGCCCGCTCAGTTAGTAAAAGTGATGAAAAATCAGGAAGCGTCAATTTATGAATATAATACAGAAAAGGCAATGTCTGAGCTAGAAAATCAAAAGGTAGATGCAGTCATTCGTTTAGAAAATGGAAAAATGAATATTGTATTAGAAGGTAGTGATTCGTCAAAAAATCGTGCTGTACTTCAAATATTACAAAAAAGTACAGAGAAGAACGATATATCGATAATGAAACCTGAAGTGAATTATTTACATGGCTCTAAAGACTTTACAATGTTTGATGGGCTTGGCCCTGTATTGATTGGTTTCTTTACATTTTTCTTTGTATTTATTTTATCAGGGGTGTCTTTCGTAAGAGAACGTTTAAGCGGTGCGTTAGAAAGGTTATTATCAACTCCAATTAAAAGATGGGAAATAGTTGTAGGATATATTATTGGTTTTGGGATCTTTGCATTTATACAATCCATTATAATTGTAAGTTTTTCAGTTTATATTTTAGACTTGTATGTAGCTGGCTCTATATGGCTAACGCTACTTATTACATGTATGCTTTCTTTAACGGCATTAACTTTAGGGACATTTTTATCAGCATACGCAAATAATGAATTTCAAATGATTCAGTTTATACCGCTTGTCATTGTGCCACAAATATTCTTTTCTGGTTTGTTTCCAATTGAATCGATGAATAAGTGGCTCCAAATGTTAGGGAAATTATTTCCGCTCACATACGGCGCTGACGCAATGAGACAGGTGATGATTCGAAATCAAGGATTTACAGAGATTGCATTAGATTTAACTGTTTTACTATTTTTCTCAGTATTATTTGCAGTAGGGAATGTATTTGCATTAAAGAAACATCGAAAAATATAA